A genome region from Carassius gibelio isolate Cgi1373 ecotype wild population from Czech Republic chromosome A23, carGib1.2-hapl.c, whole genome shotgun sequence includes the following:
- the LOC127945135 gene encoding citrate synthase, mitochondrial — translation MSFLSISRLAPRLLSSKNAACVVVAARNASASTNLKDVLADLIPKEQSRIKNFRQQHGKTTIGQITVDMVYGGMRGMKGLVYETSVLDPDEGIRFRGYSIPECQQLLPKAPDGQEPLPEGLFWLLITGQVPTEEQVTWLSKEWAKRAALPSHVVTMLDNFPTNLHPMSQFSAAVTALNSESSFARAYSEGVNKAKYWEFVYEDSMDLIAKLPCVAAKIYRNLYREGSSIGAIDSNLDWSHNFTNMLGYSDPQFTELMRLYLTIHSDHEGGNVSAHTSHLVGSALSDPYLSFSAAMNGLAGPLHGLANQEVLVWLTALQKELGGEVSDEKMRDYIWNTLKSGRVVPGYGHAVLRKTDPRYTCQREFALKHLPNDPMFKLVAQLYKIVPNVLLEQGKAKNPWPNVDAHSGVLLQYYGMTEMNYYTVLFGVSRALGVLSQLVWSRALGFPLERPKSMSTDGLMGLVGAKSG, via the exons ATGTCCTTCCTTTCTATCAGCAGACTAGCTCCAAGACTTCTCAGTTCAAAG AATGCAGCATGTGTTGTTGTGGCTGCCAGAAATGCCAGCGCATCCACG AATTTGAAAGACGTCCTGGCAGACCTCATCCCTAAAGAACAGAGCAGGATCAAGAACTTCAGACAGCAGCATGGCAAAACCACTATTGGTCAGATCACAGTGGACATG GTTTATGGAGGAATGAGAGGCATGAAGGGTCTAGTATACGAGACATCTGTGCTCGACCCCGATGAG GGCATCCGTTTCCGTGGTTACAGCATTCCAGAGTGTCAGCAGCTGTTGCCCAAGGCTCCTGATGGACAGGAGCCGCTGCCAGAGGGTCTGTTCTGGCTGCTGATCACAGGACAGGTGCCCACTGAGGAGCAG GTGACTTGGTTGTCTAAGGAGTGGGCTAAGCGTGCGGCCCTTCCCTCTCATGTGGTCACCATGCTGGACAACTTCCCCACCAACCTGCACCCCATGTCTCAGTTCAGTGCTGCCGTAACGGCTCTGAACAGCGAGAGCAGTTTCGCTCGGGCGTACTCTGAGGGAGTTAACAAGGCCAAGTACTGGGAG TTTGTGTATGAGGACTCCATGGACTTGATTGCCAAGCTCCCCTGTGTGGCGGCCAAGATCTACCGTAATTTGTACCGTGAAGGCAGCAGCATCGGAGCCATCGACTCCAACCTGGACTGGTCACACAACTTCACCAACATGCTGGGCTACAGCGATCCACAGTTCACAGAACTCATGAGGCTCTACCTCACCATCCACAG TGACCATGAGGGTGGAAATGTCAGCGCTCACACTAGTCACCTGGTTGGCAGTGCCCTGTCCGACCCCTACCTCTCCTTCAGCGCAGCTATGAATGGTCTGGCCGGACCTCTTCACGGACTGGCCAATCAG GAGGTGCTGGTATGGCTGACAGCCCTACAGAAGGAGCTCGGTGGTGAGGTGTCAGATGAGAAAATGAGAGATTACATTTGGAACACGCTCAAATCAGGAAGA GTGGTGCCAGGCTATGGCCACGCTGTACTGAGGAAGACAGATCCTCGCTATACCTGTCAGCGTGAGTTCGCCCTCAAGCACCTTCCCAACGACCCCATGTTCAAGCTGGTAGCTCAACTCTATAAGATTGTACCCAACGTGCTTCTGGAGCAGGGCAAGGCTAAGAACCCCTGGCCCAATGTAGACGCCCACAGCGGAGTCCTTTTGCAA TATTATGGCATGACTGAGATGAACTATTACACTGTGTTGTTTGGCGTATCCCGAGCTTTGGGTGTCCTCTCCCAGCTGGTGTGGAGCAGAGCGCTCGGCTTCCCTCTGGAGCGTCCCAAGTCCATGAGCACAGACGGACTCATGGGTCTAGTTGGGGCCAAATCAGGCTAG